ATGACAATAAGAACCTGTTTGCAGGAACTTCATTAAACATCAATCTTTATTATCAGGATTTTAAAACCGTTTACGGATACAGTGATACATTCTTTAACGGCGGGCAATCCAATGTTCTTTCCAAAAAAGTGGGAGCCCGTTTCAATTTTGATACCCAATTGTGGAATTCTCAAAATTCGCAGGGGGAAATTATCTACGGAGCAGACATCCTGAACGACCAGACCGTACAGAAACTGGAAGACGGCCGATTCTGGACACCCAATATGAGTATGACCAACATCGCTCCATTTGTACTGGCCAAAATTGATCTTTTTAAAAAACTGACCATCAAAGGAGGAATTCGCTATGAAAATATCAAAGTCAAGGTGGATGACTTCAATACGCTTTCTGTAATTAAAAACGACGGGACATTTACGAAAAGTATTCCCGTAGAAGGAGGAAAACTGAGTTATAATGCCTTAGTGGGAAATATAGGGATCCGTTATAATATCGAGCCATACATCAATCTTTTTGCAAGTTTCTCACAGGCCTACTCTATCAACGAACTCGGAAGGATCTTAAGAACCTCAACCTCTGAAACCATCAAGAACCTTGAAACCAAACCGATCATTGTCAACAACTATGAATTGGGCGCTACAGGACAGCTTTCCAACTGGCTTCATTATGAACTGACTTCTTATGTAAGCACATCCAAACTTGGGGCAACATTCGTGCAAAGTGCAGACAGGGCATTAATGATCCAAAGATCTCCGGAAATTGTGTATGGCGTAGAAGGATTCCTGCATTTCACACCTGCAAAATGGCTGCAGTTCGGGGGAAGCTATAGCTGGATGGAAGGAATTACCTCTCCGAAAGATGATGGCGACTACTCTTCCAGGATCAACAACAGCAGAATTTCAGCGCCTAAAGTACTGGCCTATGTTCAGGGAAAACCAATTCCCGCATTGTCTGTGGGGTTTGATATGCTTCACTCATTTCAACAGGATCGTTTTTCTCCGAATGCCAAAGGTGTATATGCTTATGGAGAAGGCTTTGTACCTGATTATACTGTTTTCAATTTTAAATCCGGCTATGAGGTCAACCGTCACTGGAAAATTTCCTTAGGTATCGAGAATCTTCTGAACAGACAATATCAACCTGCCATTGCATGGTGGGCAGCAAGGGACAGTGATTTCATCAATTCCGCAGGTTTGAGAGGTACATTCATGATTGAATATAAATTTTAATTAAACTAAATAAGAATAATAACCTATCTTTGCCCAACTGTCTATTGTACTATGAAGAAAAAGCATCATCATAAAAAAAAGCCGGGTTTCTTTAAAAAGTGGTCTGCTAAGCTCCACCTCTGGTTTGGGCTGGGAATTGGATTTCTGATCTTCATTATTTCTATTACCGGCGCATTGTATGTCTTTAAAGATGAAGTAGAAAATTTCACCCGGAAAGATGTCATTTACCATAACGAGCAGAATATTGAGCAAAAGCAGATCCTTCCGATCAGAGTAATGGAGAAGGCCGTTGCAGATCAGGTACAGGAAAAATACCCGGTCCATTGGGTCAATATTCCTATTGACAAGAAAATGTCTTATATGTTCTTCTGGTATGAGCATAATACAAAAGCATGGAATTACTTTGATGAATTCCCGGTGTACAAACAGGCCTATGTGAATCCTTATACCGGAAAAGTCCTGAGGGTTTATGATGAAAAGAACGGCTTTTTCAATATTGTAAAGATGATCCACTGGAGCTTTCTTCTGAAGCAGGACTGGGGAACTTATGTAGTGGGAATACCGGTGATCATTTTTGTGATCATGCTGATTACAGGAATCGTTTTATGGTGGCCTAAAAACAAAGCGGCAAGGAAACAGCGTTTTTCATTTAAATGGAAAAATATCAAAAGCTGGAAAAGAAAGAACTACGACCTTCACAATGTATTAGGCTTTTATGCTTCCATCTTTGCTCTGATCTTTTCTGTCACAGGGCTTTTCTATGCTTTCTTTGTGGTGCAGGCAATGATCTATGTGATCTTCTCGGGCGGAGAAACCCAATACCCTGACTTCTCCCACATCAAAACAAAAGCTCCTGTAGAATTGAGAACAGAAAGGACTCTTGACAAAATCATCAATACGGTCAAACAAAAGTATCCGGACTCTTACGGTTTTGCAATCGACCTTGGACACGAACATATGGATGATCATGAACATCCCAACTTTGAAGTTTATGTAAAACACCTCACCTATTCTTACCACAAGAGCAGCAGCCTTATTTTTGATGAAAATTCGGGAGACCTGCTTCATACTCATGATCCGAAAGATAAAAATTTCGGAGAAAAAGTGGTTAATGCCAATTATGATATTCACGTAGGGGCTATTTTAGGTCTTCCTACCAAGATCATTGCTTTTATAGTAAGTCTTATCTGCGCTTCTCTTCCGGTAACCGGATTTATGATCTGGTGGGGCAGAAGAAAGAAAAAAGCGTTAAAAACAGCTTAAACCTTAAATAAAACTCAGTTAATAATCCATTAATACAATCTTTTTTATAATTTTAGACCTTAGAATTTAATAATAGAATGTCATTAATAGATTTATCAAAACAAGTTGCCCTTGGAGTTGACATCGGCGGAACCAATACAAAATTCGGAATTGTAAACCACCGTGGAGAAGTTCTGGATAAAGGAAATCTGAAAACAGATGCCTATGACAGAGTAGAAGATTTCATCGATGCTTTGTATGAAAATGTATATCCTTTGATGGAAAAACACGGAACAGAAAAGCACTTTGACGGAATCGGAGTAGGCGCACCCAATGCCAACTATTACAAAGGAACCATAGAGCTGGCTCCTAACCTGCCATGGAAAGGAGTTATTCCTTTTGCAGAGCTGATGACAGCCAAATTCAACCTACCTTGTACCGTGACTAATGATGCCAATGCGGCAGCTTTGGGAGAAATGCTTTTCGGTGCGGCAAGAGGAATGAAAGATTTCATCATGATCACTCTGGGAACCGGTGTAGGCAGCGGAATCATTGCCAACGGAAGCCTGATCTATGGACATGACGGTTTTGCCGGAGAACTGGGGCATACAATTGTAAAGCCAGGCGGAAGAAAACACTGGAGCACAGGATCTGAAGGAAGCCTGGAAGCTTATGCATCTGCTACAGGGATTACGATCACGGCCAAGAAAATGAGAGCAGAGTTCCCGGAATCTATGCTGAACCAATACCCTGAAGATGCAATCAACTCTAAAACGGTGTATGAATGTGCCATGCAGGACGATCCTATTGCCAAAGAGGTTTTCAGATATACAGGACAAAAGCTGGGCGAAGCATTGGCCAATTTTGTGATGTTCTCTTCACCGGAAGCTATTCTTTTATTTGGCGGAGTGATCAAGGCCGGAGATTTTATCTTAAAGCCTGCTAAACTTCATATGGAAAGAAACCTTCTTCCGATCTTCAGAAATAAAGTAAAACTGGTATTCAGTGAACTGGACGAAGCTGATGCTGCCATTCTTGGGGCGAGTGCTTTGGTCTGGGAAAAATAACTGGACCACTGATTATAACAAAAGCTATCTCGTTGAGGTAGCTTTTTATTTTATAAATCTAGTATGGTCGCCACTATGCACTCAGTTCTTTTTATTCATGTCTTTAATACCGCAAAAGAGTCCAGTACGCCCGCTCATCATTAGTATTATCTATGAAAACAATTCATTGCTTTCGTATTAAAATCCATGAAGTTTTTCTTATTTTTGATCAGCATTTGGAGCAAAAAAAATGCTGTAAACAATATAATTACCCAAAAATGGACAACAATAATTTAGAACAGATCACCTTCGGAGGCGGATGTTTCTGGTGTGTGGAAAGCTGTTTCAATTTGCTCAAGGGCGTAAAATCTGCCATTTCAGGCTATTCAGGCGGACACAAAGATAATCCGACCTATCAGGAAGTATGTACAGGAGAAACCGGACATGCGGAAGTAGTACAGATCACTTATGATCCGGCCATTATTTCCTATGAACAACTGATGGATGTATTTTTTTTCCTGCACGATCCTACGCAACTGAACAGACAGGGCAATGATATCGGAACCCAATACCGCTCCGTTATTTACTATAAAGACGATACCGAAAAAGCCAAAGCTGAAGAAGCCATCAAAA
This portion of the Chryseobacterium arthrosphaerae genome encodes:
- a CDS encoding TonB-dependent receptor — translated: MKKALLSAACLGTTTVFAQVKDSLQTKNVEEIVMTASRKKENIKEVPSSVTIVAEKQIQSQLTVNSDITSILQYTVPSLGTNSGQTSNTGQTLRGRQVLVLVDGIPQSTPLRNGARDLRVIDPSAIERIEVIKGASAIYGNGADGGIINYITKRNKSDKTISGISQVGLTGQLYGGTLGVRASQLLSGKIKKFDYTLSLAYERTGYMKDADGVLLSPTYSTAKMDNYNGMLKLGYDINDNQRIEASYIGYSSRSDLNVGLSTGKYGIQPTIGEGEGKSLETTPQGTPKNHNIRVSYDNKNLFAGTSLNINLYYQDFKTVYGYSDTFFNGGQSNVLSKKVGARFNFDTQLWNSQNSQGEIIYGADILNDQTVQKLEDGRFWTPNMSMTNIAPFVLAKIDLFKKLTIKGGIRYENIKVKVDDFNTLSVIKNDGTFTKSIPVEGGKLSYNALVGNIGIRYNIEPYINLFASFSQAYSINELGRILRTSTSETIKNLETKPIIVNNYELGATGQLSNWLHYELTSYVSTSKLGATFVQSADRALMIQRSPEIVYGVEGFLHFTPAKWLQFGGSYSWMEGITSPKDDGDYSSRINNSRISAPKVLAYVQGKPIPALSVGFDMLHSFQQDRFSPNAKGVYAYGEGFVPDYTVFNFKSGYEVNRHWKISLGIENLLNRQYQPAIAWWAARDSDFINSAGLRGTFMIEYKF
- a CDS encoding PepSY-associated TM helix domain-containing protein → MKKKHHHKKKPGFFKKWSAKLHLWFGLGIGFLIFIISITGALYVFKDEVENFTRKDVIYHNEQNIEQKQILPIRVMEKAVADQVQEKYPVHWVNIPIDKKMSYMFFWYEHNTKAWNYFDEFPVYKQAYVNPYTGKVLRVYDEKNGFFNIVKMIHWSFLLKQDWGTYVVGIPVIIFVIMLITGIVLWWPKNKAARKQRFSFKWKNIKSWKRKNYDLHNVLGFYASIFALIFSVTGLFYAFFVVQAMIYVIFSGGETQYPDFSHIKTKAPVELRTERTLDKIINTVKQKYPDSYGFAIDLGHEHMDDHEHPNFEVYVKHLTYSYHKSSSLIFDENSGDLLHTHDPKDKNFGEKVVNANYDIHVGAILGLPTKIIAFIVSLICASLPVTGFMIWWGRRKKKALKTA
- a CDS encoding ROK family protein; protein product: MSLIDLSKQVALGVDIGGTNTKFGIVNHRGEVLDKGNLKTDAYDRVEDFIDALYENVYPLMEKHGTEKHFDGIGVGAPNANYYKGTIELAPNLPWKGVIPFAELMTAKFNLPCTVTNDANAAALGEMLFGAARGMKDFIMITLGTGVGSGIIANGSLIYGHDGFAGELGHTIVKPGGRKHWSTGSEGSLEAYASATGITITAKKMRAEFPESMLNQYPEDAINSKTVYECAMQDDPIAKEVFRYTGQKLGEALANFVMFSSPEAILLFGGVIKAGDFILKPAKLHMERNLLPIFRNKVKLVFSELDEADAAILGASALVWEK
- the msrA gene encoding peptide-methionine (S)-S-oxide reductase MsrA, which produces MDNNNLEQITFGGGCFWCVESCFNLLKGVKSAISGYSGGHKDNPTYQEVCTGETGHAEVVQITYDPAIISYEQLMDVFFFLHDPTQLNRQGNDIGTQYRSVIYYKDDTEKAKAEEAIKTSQESGRWAGTYVTELTKFDKFWPAEQYHQGYYNENPTQPYCSAVVGPKIQKFKKHFGELGMLNA